Proteins from a single region of Hordeum vulgare subsp. vulgare chromosome 6H, MorexV3_pseudomolecules_assembly, whole genome shotgun sequence:
- the LOC123405439 gene encoding PHD finger protein MALE MEIOCYTE DEATH 1-like produces the protein MASATCSCCFLGFLESLECVLERFLVSSRAVQLVACGRGDVQEGTSASFFSQCPPCKRFEDVVERLNCRFSKKRLVNAAEVVVEKLLEHGNDAQMTRQAVRDAARVEIGDTGLLDFVIKSVGDTVVGNHVVRRLHNTATRVLEFSLEELEEPVQMDVEVQNTRPAAQWPSAVDVERDLRVVYRAMVEALSEAAQAVLDCKHWVKCWGLGDESDDQLRFLVEWRPQPWEAAELTRPLPSGEIIVVPFHTSIGELIIQGEHALRDTYCFFEEFQAEMLDGITGEKWDPVVLGGAESGDTIGVHGHGADMETGLRCQGGLDTWEVRCVCGAQDDDDERMVACDACDVWHHTRCVGIADSEAVPPLFLCILCGGALLAAGPILEEALTLAK, from the exons ATGGCCTCTGCGACGTGCTCTTGTTGTTTCTTGGGGTTCTTGGAGTCTCTGGAGTGCGTTCTTGAGCGTTTCTTGGTTTCTTCTCGAGCAGTTCAACTCGTTGCGTGCGGAAGAGGAGATGTACAGGAAGGAACAT CTGCTTCGTTTTTCTCACAGTGCCCGCCGTGCAAGCGGTTTGAGGATGTGGTTGAGCGGCTCAATTGTCGATTTTCCAAGAAGCGTCTGGTCAATGCCGCAGAGGTTGTTGTTGAAAAGCTGCTTGAGCATGGAAATGATGCACAGATGACAAGGCAGGCAGTGCGAGATGCTGCCAGGGTTGAAATCGGTGATACTGGTCTCCTCGACTTTGTCATCAAGTCTGTTGGTGACACCGTTGTTGGCAACCATGTTGTCCGCCGTCTGCACAACACTGCGACGCGTGTGCTCGAGTTCAGCCTTGAGGAATTGGAAGAGCCAGTGCAGATGGATGTTGAGGTACAGAACACCCGTCCTGCAGCACAGTGGCCGAGCGCAGTGGATGTTGAGCGGGATCTGCGTGTTGTCTACCGGGCAATGGTGGAGGCGCTAAGTGAGGCAGCACAGGCCGTGCTGGACTGTAAGCACTGGGTCAAGTGCTGGGGCCTTGGGGATGAGTCTGACGATCAACTAAGGTTCCTCGTTGAGTGGCGACCGCAACCTTGGGAAGCTGCTGAGCTCACACGGCCACTGCCGTCAGGGGAGATCATTGTGGTGCCATTCCATACATCGATAGGCGAGCTTATCATCCAGGGAGAGCATGCGCTGAGGGACACgtactgcttcttcgaggagttcCAGGCTGAGATGCTCGACGGCATTACTGGTGAGAAGTGGGATCCGGTGGTGCTTGGTGGGGCAGAGTCTGGGGACACAATCGGCGTGCATGGCCACGGGGCAGACATGGAGACCGGGCTACGATGCCAGGGCGGGCTTGACACGTGGGAGGTGAGGTGCGTGTGTGGTGcgcaagacgacgacgacgagcgcATGGTGGCATGCGATGCTTGCGATGTATGGCACCACACCCGGTGTGTCGGCATCGCGGACAGCGAAGCGGTGCCGCCATTGTTCCTGTGCATACTCTGCGGCGGCGCGCTCCTAGCAGCCGGCCCGATTCTAGAGGAGGCACTAACGCTAGCCAAGTGA